The Natrinema sp. DC36 genome includes the window CGTCGCCTCGCATCCGGCGATAGCGCGAGTAGGCGTCCGTGATCGCGTAGTTACGGATGTGACCCATGTGGAGCGTCCCCGACGTGTAGGGAAACATGCCGAGGACGTAGGTCGGATCGTCGGCGTCTTCGTCGAGCGCGTAGACGTCGTCGCGCTCCCAGACGTACTGCCAGTATCTGTGAAATAGATACAATTATTCTTGAAAGTAAGTGGGGTCGGGTGGACATGGGTGAAGATGATCCGACCCCAGTTCCGTATAGATCATGTTTACAGAAAAGTCTTTCACAATACGAAATACTTATAAGTAGTCGGTACGTACTTGGTAAGTAAGAGGATGTCTGGATTAGGTGATTTTGTCGAGGAGAATACTGAAGAACTCCACTTGATGAATATCGAGCACGAGGATGAGTTTGGTAAGCCAATTATCCACACGCTGACTCGAGACAAAGAAGGTGAACAGAGACACGTTGAAATTGTCGGTCATAAACCCTCTTTTTATATCCCTGAAGACGCCTACTCGAAACGAGTAGCAAACAACGATTGGGTAGACTACGCCGAAGAAGGCCACCAATCGATTAAAGGCCAGTCACTCGTCAAAGTATACTGCAACCTCCCAGGCCAGATCAATGGGAAAAACGACAAGAAGGGGCTTCGAGAATACTTTGATAAAACGTGGGAAGCAGACGTATTTTACGTCAATCGTTTTCTTATCGATACTGGGATCAAAACCCACTTCGAAGTCGATCTCGATGAGACGTGGGAACCACAATCGTGTCAAGGAGACTACCGAGTCAACGTCGATGATGTCACACCCGTCGAGGAACCAACGTGGAAAGCCGACCCACGTACGGTCACGATAGACATCGAGGTGGAGTCGCCAGACGGTTTTCCAGACCCATCTGATGCAGATCATCCAGTCACCGCAATCACCGCTCACGACAGTCACACGGACGCCTATACGGTGTGGGTCCTACGACATCCCGATTGGGACTACAGCGACGTTGAAGTAGAAAACCTCGTTATCGATCATCGGCCAGAAACTATCTCCGTCGAAATCGATGAGGACGACGATGGAGAGCCGATTTACGAAGATCTCACAGTCCCGATTGAGGATGTCAAAGTCTTCAGTGACGAGGGCGACATGCGTCATAACTTCAACAAGTACGTTGAAGCACGACGCCCAGACCTATTGAGCGGATGGAATTCGAGTTGTACGGACAAAGGCAAGCCGTTCGACTTTCCGTACCTCATCAACCGTTGTCAGTCCAAGAACGATCTGTCCTACCGAGATTGGTCTCCGTTTGGGGAGGTGTGGGACAGCCATTGGGGTCCTCGAGCCAAGGGTGTAGAGTTTCATGACCAGATGAAAGCGTATAAGAAAACACGCTGGTCGAAACCCAAGGGCGGATACGGGCTCAAGAACATCTCCTCCGAAGAATTGCCGATAGGTAAGTTGGAAATGGAGGATATTGACGACGCCTGGAAGCGGGATCCAGCCGCGTTCATCGAATACAACATTCGTGACGTTCAGGCCGTCCTCGGAATCGACGTAGCAGCGGGCGTCACCGATCTGTTCCAGAACCTCCGAAAGCTTACTGGGGCGCAGTGGGGTGACTGTCACAACAATATCGACCTTCTCGATCACTACATCCTTCGCTTTGCACACGAGCGTAACGTCGCTCTCCCCACGAACGAGAAACCAGAACGTGGGTGGTTCTACGGCGGCTACGTCTTCGAACCAGAGTTAGGGCGACACCCGAACGCCGTTTACCCCGACGTGTGGTCGGAATATCCGAACGCTTTCCGTACGTGCAACCTCTCCCCAGAGACGATTATTGGCACCGCAGAGGATCTCGAGGCGTCTGAGTACACCGAAGAAGACTGTCGGTGGTCGTATATCGACACCCGTCCAGACAACGTGAAGAACCCACCAGATATGGACGGGGCTGCGGAACCAGAGTACGAGAAATGTTACTACCTCAAGCCTGAAATTAAGGAGGGGTTCATGAACAAGGTCGTGGACCACGTTATGGGTCTGAAGGACGACTACGATGGAACCGACCTCTACGGTCCTGTCAAACAGGTCGTCAACTCCGTGTGGGGCGTCTACGGCGACAGCGATTCCTACGGGAAAGGATACCGCCTGTTCGATTGGCGTGTCGCTGAGTCGATTACGCTCTACGGTCGAAAGGTCATTCAACACTCCGCAGAGAAGTACGTCAACTCGCTCAACGAACTGAAGGACAAGTACGACTACGACGGTCGGAACGCCTATCAGGTCGGTGGAGACACGGACAGTGTCATGACAAGCATTCCGTTCATGAACGCTTCCAATCGGGATGAGCAGCAACAGATCGTTGATCTCGCTATCGAGGCGTGTGACATGGTCAACGATAGTTACGATGAGTTTGCCGCTGAAGAATTCAACAGTGATGGGACGTATATCGAACTGGAGATTGAGTCTTACTCTCCTTGGTTGTTCGTTCCAGAAGGCGTCACGAAGGAAAAAGCGAAGAAGCGATATGCAGAGATCACCGCCTGGGACGAAGGTGAGTGGCTCGACCCACCAGAATTGAGCTTCACTGGAATCGACGTGGTTCGGTCTGATCGGGCTGTCGTTACTCGGGAGATGGTCAGTGATGTTATCGAGACCATCCTCCGTATCGATGATGGTGAAGAGGCCCGTCGTGAAGCGTATGACGCGATACAAAACACAGTCGAGCAGATCAAAGACGGTGAGAAACCGCTGTCGTATATCGCCCGTCCGAAGGGGATGGGGCAGGACCCAAGCGAGTACGGTAGCGCCTCTAAACGCCCCTCGAGCACCTACAGAGGTGCTAAGTACGCCAACGAGAATTTCGATTGGGAGCAGATGGGTGAGGGTTCGAAGCCACAGTTCCTTGCGATAGACAAGGTCCGTGGCGATTGGCCGAAGACCTACAGCGCCGAGACCGCAGAAGACGGCGATGTCGTTGATGCGCTGTCCGTAGAGCATCCTGAGAGGGTGCCAGACGAGTTCATCGTTGACTACGATACGATGATCGAGAAGACGCTTCGAGATCCTTTGCGGCCGATCATGGGACCGCTGAATTGGTCATTTGACGAAGCGTTGAGTGACAGCGAACAGTCGGACATCACATCGTTCATGTAGTTGCATAGTTGTTACCAAGTAGTAACCTTTTTATGACCACAGTCCCTCTATTGATGTGTAATGGTCGGAACCATCATTCATGGGGACGCGCTCTCCATTGCCAACGGTGATGAATTAGACGATAACAGCGTCGATGCGATTATCACATCTCCACCGTACTGGAAGATGCGGAAGTACCCCGACGCCCGTATGGAGTGGCCTGACGGATGGTATGGTGAATTGGGTCAAGAGCCGTTTCCGCAGAACTATGTTTCCCACCTCACTGAGATTTTCAGTTCCTATCAAGATGCGCTGAAGGACAGCGGGTCCATGTGGGTGAACATTGACGACAAATACTCTGGAAGTGGCAACGGTGCGTGGAAAGACCCATCTGAGGATGTTAAAGAATCGTTTGTCCCAGAGGAGAACTACTGGAACAACGATGTGTCTATTCCACGAAAATCCCGTTGTCTCGTGCCAGAACGATTTGTAATAGAGATGGTTGACGACTACGATTTCATTCTACGAAACGATAAGGTGTGGCACAAGTCCAACCCTGTCCCACACCCAGTTCGAGATCGACTGAACACGTCGTGGGAACACTTCTACTTCTTCACCGTCGATCAGGATTACTACTTTGATCTCGACAGCATTAAGGTGGAGGCAAAGACTGGTGGGAAGAAGAACCCAGGTGATGTGGTGAAGACACCGACATCGAGCAGCACCGATGGTCACAATGCAACGTTCTCAGAGGAACTTGTAAAACCGATCATCGAATCATGTGTCCCCGAAGGTGGAACTGTTCTGGACCCCTTCTCTGGATCTGGTACCGTGGGTAAAGTTGCAGACGAATTGGATAGAAATTATATCGGTGTTGAAATTGGTGAGGAATACGCCCAGACATCTGAGGCAGAAGTGGCTGCCGCGTAGTTACCAAGTAGTAACCTTTTTGTAGCCAGACGCCCTACTACTGGGTATGCAAAGTCCAACTTGGCCTGTATTACCAGTTAACTTCCCGAACGCATTCCACGGAGGGAAGTACTATGCGTACTGACGAGGAGATCGAGGGCGGTATCTCGATCATCGAGAACCGCATCGAACGTGATGCGGAATCTGAGCACGCTGTGAAACCACTCGTCTTGTCCATCTGGCAGGCAAAGCGGGCTGGACTACTCCTCATCCGAGATAGTGAGAACGGTGAGTATTGGCAAGTCCGTGACGAACTGGAATACGACCTTCTAAAAGACATCAACCTCCTCGAGTACACCCAACTCCAGGCAATGAAGAATGCGATGGACTGGGCTGAAGGAGATACTGATTCACTGTAACAATGACATTCGAAGTAACTCAGAAGACAAGGGCGAACCTCTACGGTGAACGATGTACAGAGCAGTACGAGTTTCACTTCAATGAAATTACTGGAACTCTCTACAAGATAAGTGTAAAGATATACGAGAATGGAGACTTGGTGTTTGAACGCGACAACATTGGTCTGGATCATGTTCCAGATGAGATCAGCGAAAGGGTGGCAGAACGCCTACTCAACGCAGCAGAGGAATTGTAATGGAACGAAGAGAACGATTGGACCCCGAAGATCTGCAACGTGAAGAGTGGAACAGTCTCGTCAATAACTACGATAAGCACGATATCGGTGAAGCATACCTCACTGGGCGGCTCCACCAGATTGGTCTCGAGGTAGAAAACTGGGGCATCGACCAGCGCCACGACGATGGAGACGGGCTCATATTCGACAATAAGATGGACCTACGGCTGTGGGAACCGCAAGGGGATTACGGAGCGCCAACGTTCTGGCCCTCTGATGCGTCCATTGCAAAGTCGTCTGAAGAAGGCGTGGCGGCGGATGGTGGTCTAATCAGTGAACACGTCGAGGGAGAACGAGAGTACGATCTCAAGGGCGTGTGCGACATCAAGACAAAAGCTAACCCCGACTGGCTTGGGAAGTTCAACCTCCGTCACCTCACCCACTACTCCTACTGGGCTGAGGCGTACGACGTTCCTGTGTTCCTGTACTTTACACTCGTAGATTTGGAAAGCGAGGAGGTGGGTGAGCGGAACATCATCATGGAAGTTCCACACGACTGGTACTGGGGAGAACTGGCTCGCCACTACGACAGTGATGATGATCTCCGACTCACGTACGGCGAGTGTAAAGACGCAGCACGTGACTGCCCGCTTGTTGATCGAACGTTTCGAGCACCAGACGGCAATCTCGTCGTGAGTACTAACGAGGATCTATACGACAACCTCGATTACATCACAGAAAAGGTGTTATGAGTGACCAAATTTTTATTGCTTTAATTTACTTCACCCCAGTCGTATTATTTGTGTGGGCGGCACTCAATCTGTTGTAGTCACGTAGTTACCATTTCGATACCTTTTTATTGCTTGATACCCTACTATAGAGTGTAAACAATGTTCTTTGACCAAGACGATATCCGTGTGACTCGGATCAAAGCAGAAGCGTCAAACGGTGTTGGTGTGCGATTCGTTCCACAAAACGATGGTGTAGAACTATACGGATATTCGTGGCCCTCGGCGTGGTCTCATACCGACACCGCCGACGACGAGTTTGGAATGGGGCAGACGATCGATGATGAAGACCTTCAACAGCGAAAACAAGCAGCCTACGACGAAGTGAAAGATGACGTTCACAACGCTGTCGAGGAGGCACGATAATAATGGGACTACTGGTTACGTCGTACGATATCAACTCCGAAGACATCATTGAAGCGCTTCACACCCTTGCAAATGATATCGAAGATGGTGAAGCACTCATTGATTCTGCCGCAGATTCCGTAATTGTAGAATCAGATGATGTGGTGAAGATTGGATTTGAACTTGAAACAAAAATCACTCAAGACGCTGAAACAACTCGGCTCATCGATCTCGAGGAGATTCAAGAATGAACGACCACAACAAAAATATCGCTGACATCCTTCGAGATACGGCTGACGATATCGAGAACAACGAGGAAAATGTGACGTACTTCAACATCCGTGATGGTACGACGCCAAATGGTGAAACAGAACAGGCTGTTGAAGTTCGATACAAGGAATGAGTTACACCTCAGACGAGTTAAAAGAACGTATTGGTGAGAGCCCCACAGCGACGTTCGAATGTAAACGAGTGTTCGACATGGAATACGTCGAAACGGAGCCCGAGAACGTGTTCTACGGTGAGGTTCACCGTGAACAGGTCATGCCACTCGTCATATTCGAATTCAACAAACACAATGCGTTCCTCCCACCGTGGGACAAGATGGTGTCGTTCACGCTTGAGGGAGATGAAACAGCAACGTTCGGCAATCCAGAACTGCGGGAGACGAAGGTGACTGGAGAATTTAAGACCGTTCACATCTTCTCCCCAGTGGTCAAATTCAACGTATGAATCGAATACAAAAGATCGTGTTCGGAGTGATGGTTGTACTGACCTTCATCATGCTAACAAATGGGTGATGAGATATACCGATCTGAACGAGCGGAAATGAGCCAGGAGAGTAGTACAGGACCGAAGTGGTTATCATCGTTCTTCGGTCCAGACGGTGGTGTTGAGGAGTTTGTAAAAGCGCTCTTCTACATCACAATTGGTGCAGCACTAATGGCAATGGTA containing:
- a CDS encoding DNA polymerase domain-containing protein produces the protein MSGLGDFVEENTEELHLMNIEHEDEFGKPIIHTLTRDKEGEQRHVEIVGHKPSFYIPEDAYSKRVANNDWVDYAEEGHQSIKGQSLVKVYCNLPGQINGKNDKKGLREYFDKTWEADVFYVNRFLIDTGIKTHFEVDLDETWEPQSCQGDYRVNVDDVTPVEEPTWKADPRTVTIDIEVESPDGFPDPSDADHPVTAITAHDSHTDAYTVWVLRHPDWDYSDVEVENLVIDHRPETISVEIDEDDDGEPIYEDLTVPIEDVKVFSDEGDMRHNFNKYVEARRPDLLSGWNSSCTDKGKPFDFPYLINRCQSKNDLSYRDWSPFGEVWDSHWGPRAKGVEFHDQMKAYKKTRWSKPKGGYGLKNISSEELPIGKLEMEDIDDAWKRDPAAFIEYNIRDVQAVLGIDVAAGVTDLFQNLRKLTGAQWGDCHNNIDLLDHYILRFAHERNVALPTNEKPERGWFYGGYVFEPELGRHPNAVYPDVWSEYPNAFRTCNLSPETIIGTAEDLEASEYTEEDCRWSYIDTRPDNVKNPPDMDGAAEPEYEKCYYLKPEIKEGFMNKVVDHVMGLKDDYDGTDLYGPVKQVVNSVWGVYGDSDSYGKGYRLFDWRVAESITLYGRKVIQHSAEKYVNSLNELKDKYDYDGRNAYQVGGDTDSVMTSIPFMNASNRDEQQQIVDLAIEACDMVNDSYDEFAAEEFNSDGTYIELEIESYSPWLFVPEGVTKEKAKKRYAEITAWDEGEWLDPPELSFTGIDVVRSDRAVVTREMVSDVIETILRIDDGEEARREAYDAIQNTVEQIKDGEKPLSYIARPKGMGQDPSEYGSASKRPSSTYRGAKYANENFDWEQMGEGSKPQFLAIDKVRGDWPKTYSAETAEDGDVVDALSVEHPERVPDEFIVDYDTMIEKTLRDPLRPIMGPLNWSFDEALSDSEQSDITSFM
- a CDS encoding site-specific DNA-methyltransferase, coding for MVGTIIHGDALSIANGDELDDNSVDAIITSPPYWKMRKYPDARMEWPDGWYGELGQEPFPQNYVSHLTEIFSSYQDALKDSGSMWVNIDDKYSGSGNGAWKDPSEDVKESFVPEENYWNNDVSIPRKSRCLVPERFVIEMVDDYDFILRNDKVWHKSNPVPHPVRDRLNTSWEHFYFFTVDQDYYFDLDSIKVEAKTGGKKNPGDVVKTPTSSSTDGHNATFSEELVKPIIESCVPEGGTVLDPFSGSGTVGKVADELDRNYIGVEIGEEYAQTSEAEVAAA